A segment of the Thiohalospira halophila DSM 15071 genome:
GCCAGGGCGTTGCGCTCGAAGTAGAGGAACTGCACCGGGAAGAGCGCCAGCAGCAGGAGGCTGCCCACCAGCCAGCCGGTGGTGGCGGCCAGCCGACCCCCCCGGCCATGGGCGGCGAGGGGCTGCTTGCGTTGGTCCCGGGTGCCGGAGGGCTCTTGCGGCCGCCGGGGGACGGGCTCGCTATCGGGCGACGTCTCGGGCTCGGCTTCGGGCTCCGGCGGGGCGGCCGCGGCCTCCGGGTCGGGCTCCGTGCGCGGCAGCGCCTCCTCCAGGTGTTCCAGGGCGTCGAAGACGGTATCGCAGACGCCACAGCGCACCCGGCCCTCGGCGGCGCGCAGCTGCTCGGCGGTGACTCGGAAGTAGCTGTGGCAGTTGGGGCACTGGGTATACATGGGAGCCTCGAAACGGATGGACCTCGGATGGTCCCGGCCTCGGCAAGGACGTTAACCCATCCGGCGGCGGCCGTCCAAGCGGATCCAGC
Coding sequences within it:
- a CDS encoding DUF3426 domain-containing protein — encoded protein: MYTQCPNCHSYFRVTAEQLRAAEGRVRCGVCDTVFDALEHLEEALPRTEPDPEAAAAPPEPEAEPETSPDSEPVPRRPQEPSGTRDQRKQPLAAHGRGGRLAATTGWLVGSLLLLALFPVQFLYFERNALAASYPELRPTLEQLCAVADCRVEPQRDPAAFDIAGREIRAHPEREGALRVTAELVNNADYAQPLPFLHLLLSDRNNQPLAAGRFEPTDYHAAPPERLPPGEAASVELDIPDPGPEAVNFRFQLR